One window from the genome of Gimesia aquarii encodes:
- the gatA gene encoding Asp-tRNA(Asn)/Glu-tRNA(Gln) amidotransferase subunit GatA has translation MSNMSMTASKLLAKMSSGEISSEEITSACLNEIAHRDDNINAFLSVQQESALEKAREVDQKRKAGKPLGKLAGIPVALKDNICTEGVNTTCASKMLENFVPPYDAHIVERLKAADAVLIGKTNQDEFAMGSSTENSAFKTTTNPWNTAHAAGGSSGGSAAAVAAGFAPLALGSDTGGSIRQPASFCGVVGLKPTYGRVSRYGLIAFASSLDQIGPFAIDVTDAALMMEIIAGKDHRDTTSLDAAVPEFTSKLEQPLENLKVGYVEHLQEEGLHDEVKEATLRALDVYKSLGAELVPIELPHAKYCVATYYIIAPSEASSNLARYDGVHYGYRADHFENMIDMYAASRGEAFGDEVKRRIMLGTYSLSSGYYDAYYLKALKVRRLIRNDFEQAFQSVDIIASPVTPTPAFAIGEHVDDPLAMYLADIFTTSANLSGIPGISIPAGFSENKLPIGLQLLAPPLEEERLLRAARMFERETEWHLKHPE, from the coding sequence ATGTCCAACATGTCAATGACCGCAAGTAAATTGCTTGCGAAAATGAGTTCAGGTGAAATCAGTAGTGAAGAAATCACTTCTGCCTGTTTGAATGAAATCGCCCACCGAGACGACAACATCAACGCCTTTCTCTCTGTCCAGCAGGAATCTGCATTAGAAAAAGCGCGAGAAGTCGATCAAAAACGAAAAGCGGGAAAGCCGCTGGGAAAGCTGGCAGGCATCCCTGTTGCACTCAAAGACAATATCTGTACCGAAGGCGTGAACACAACCTGCGCCAGTAAAATGCTTGAGAATTTCGTCCCGCCTTATGATGCCCATATTGTTGAACGGCTGAAAGCGGCTGACGCAGTCTTGATTGGCAAAACCAATCAGGATGAATTTGCCATGGGTTCGTCAACCGAAAATTCAGCGTTCAAGACCACAACCAACCCCTGGAATACTGCCCACGCCGCCGGTGGTTCAAGTGGAGGCTCAGCAGCAGCAGTAGCCGCTGGTTTTGCCCCGCTGGCATTAGGCAGTGATACAGGTGGATCTATTCGTCAACCAGCCAGCTTTTGTGGCGTTGTTGGTTTGAAGCCTACTTATGGCCGCGTTTCTCGTTATGGATTAATTGCATTTGCCAGTTCTCTCGATCAAATTGGCCCTTTTGCCATAGATGTCACTGATGCCGCACTAATGATGGAAATTATCGCAGGTAAAGACCACCGTGATACAACGAGCCTTGATGCAGCAGTTCCTGAATTTACATCAAAGTTAGAACAACCACTCGAAAATCTCAAAGTCGGATATGTCGAACACCTACAGGAAGAAGGGCTTCACGACGAAGTCAAAGAGGCGACTCTCCGCGCACTGGATGTTTATAAATCTTTGGGAGCAGAACTGGTCCCTATTGAGTTGCCGCACGCTAAATACTGTGTTGCCACTTATTACATTATCGCTCCTTCCGAAGCCTCCAGTAATCTTGCCCGTTACGATGGTGTGCATTACGGTTATCGTGCTGATCATTTTGAAAATATGATTGATATGTATGCGGCAAGCCGCGGGGAAGCATTTGGTGATGAAGTCAAACGCCGTATTATGCTGGGGACTTATTCACTCTCATCCGGTTACTACGATGCCTATTACCTCAAAGCATTGAAGGTCAGGCGATTGATTCGAAATGATTTTGAGCAGGCGTTTCAATCAGTTGATATCATCGCTTCGCCGGTAACACCCACTCCTGCTTTTGCTATCGGCGAACATGTAGATGACCCGTTGGCAATGTATCTGGCTGATATTTTTACAACCAGCGCTAATCTTTCTGGTATCCCAGGAATCTCAATTCCTGCCGGTTTTAGTGAAAATAAATTGCCGATCGGCTTACAATTATTGGCACCTCCACTGGAAGAAGAAAGACTCCTACGTGCCG
- the gatC gene encoding Asp-tRNA(Asn)/Glu-tRNA(Gln) amidotransferase subunit GatC: MSTQLSEDDVLKVASLSRLKLSETEVHTLGKQMESVLKYIDMLNELDTESIEPMAHAIEISNVFRNDQLQESLPRDKALSNAPQTDGNYFLVPAIL, from the coding sequence ATGAGCACTCAACTCTCCGAGGATGATGTACTTAAAGTTGCTTCACTTTCCCGACTAAAACTCTCCGAGACGGAAGTTCATACTCTGGGGAAACAGATGGAGTCCGTGTTGAAGTATATCGACATGCTAAACGAGTTGGATACCGAATCCATCGAGCCCATGGCTCACGCGATTGAGATTTCCAATGTCTTTCGCAATGATCAACTGCAAGAAAGCCTGCCACGAGACAAAGCGCTCTCTAATGCGCCTCAAACGGATGGAAATTACTTCCTCGTTCCCGCAATTCTCTAG
- the solA gene encoding N-methyl-L-tryptophan oxidase — MAIHVDYLVLGLGGMGSSALYHLARRGLNVLGIEQFGVAHDCGSSHGETRIIRKAYFEHPNYIPLLERAYELWRELEQASGKSLFNPCGLMVAGPPDGQVIRGVHEAARSYDVAVEKVSSEDAVERFPGFQIPHDFEVTYESEAGLLYVEECVRTHIECAIEQGAQVCLDEKIHSVSIHDESIEVTTDAQQYSASAVIVTAGAWSSTYLQDLNLPLEVVRKLLFWNPVKQPVYDLDAGRGGFFFDMPYGEFYGFPSLDGETLKLAEHTGGETVVDPGNLNRDLLETDMHSISRFISEVMSELESMPIRHGTCMYTRTPDGHFIIDRHALNHRVVYGAGFSGHGFKFASVIGEILADLVTQGTTRHPINFLSASRFSSA; from the coding sequence ATGGCGATTCATGTTGACTATCTGGTTCTTGGCTTAGGTGGTATGGGCAGTAGTGCGTTATATCATCTCGCACGACGCGGTTTGAATGTGCTGGGAATTGAGCAGTTTGGAGTGGCCCATGATTGTGGAAGTTCTCATGGTGAGACGCGCATCATTCGCAAGGCTTATTTCGAGCATCCCAATTATATTCCTTTACTTGAGCGTGCGTACGAATTGTGGCGTGAACTGGAGCAGGCCTCGGGAAAATCGCTTTTCAATCCCTGCGGCTTAATGGTAGCGGGCCCACCGGATGGCCAAGTGATTCGAGGTGTGCATGAGGCTGCCCGATCGTATGATGTTGCCGTTGAGAAAGTTTCTTCAGAAGATGCTGTCGAGCGTTTTCCAGGATTTCAAATTCCCCATGATTTTGAAGTCACTTATGAATCCGAAGCTGGATTACTGTATGTGGAAGAATGCGTGCGTACTCATATTGAGTGTGCGATAGAGCAGGGCGCTCAAGTTTGTCTCGATGAGAAAATACACTCCGTTTCAATTCATGATGAATCGATTGAGGTGACGACTGACGCTCAACAATATTCTGCTTCTGCTGTGATCGTGACAGCAGGAGCGTGGAGTAGTACCTATCTGCAGGATCTGAATTTGCCACTCGAAGTAGTGCGAAAGCTTCTGTTTTGGAATCCGGTTAAACAACCAGTATATGATTTAGATGCGGGAAGGGGAGGTTTCTTTTTTGATATGCCCTATGGCGAGTTCTATGGCTTTCCTTCCCTTGATGGGGAGACTCTCAAGCTGGCTGAACACACCGGAGGAGAAACGGTTGTTGATCCAGGGAACTTGAATCGAGACTTACTGGAGACGGACATGCATTCCATTTCGCGTTTTATCAGCGAAGTTATGTCTGAGTTAGAATCAATGCCAATTAGGCATGGAACGTGTATGTATACGAGGACTCCCGATGGTCACTTCATTATTGATCGTCACGCACTTAATCACCGGGTTGTGTATGGAGCCGGTTTTTCAGGACACGGATTCAAGTTTGCTTCAGTGATCGGAGAAATACTGGCCGATTTAGTAACGCAAGGTACGACCAGACACCCTATTAATTTTCTCTCCGCGAGCCGTTTCTCTTCTGCATGA
- the rpmB gene encoding 50S ribosomal protein L28: MGQKCDSCGKTPVVGNRVRQRGKYKYLGGNGRQTTGISKRVFKPNLQKIRVQVGGSVKTLRVCAQCIRSGRVTKAVARKPFTLPTK; encoded by the coding sequence ATGGGTCAAAAGTGTGATTCCTGTGGCAAGACTCCTGTAGTCGGTAATCGAGTTCGCCAACGTGGTAAGTACAAATACCTGGGCGGTAACGGTCGTCAGACAACGGGTATTTCCAAACGAGTTTTCAAGCCAAACTTGCAAAAAATCCGTGTTCAAGTCGGAGGTAGTGTTAAAACACTACGTGTTTGTGCCCAATGCATTCGATCTGGTAGAGTTACCAAAGCCGTTGCTAGAAAACCGTTTACGCTACCAACTAAATAG
- a CDS encoding carbon storage regulator has protein sequence MLVLTRKLTEEIRIGDEILVKVIRTGKGSIKIGVDAPDHLRVVRGELFEEELEAESKPVHKSREDNRDGDSLPGSTSIGVLSVAEAARLVC, from the coding sequence ATGCTGGTTTTGACACGGAAGTTGACTGAGGAAATCCGAATTGGAGATGAGATTCTGGTAAAAGTGATTCGTACAGGAAAAGGCTCCATCAAAATTGGCGTTGATGCTCCAGATCACCTCCGCGTTGTTAGAGGTGAATTATTCGAGGAAGAACTGGAAGCAGAAAGTAAACCAGTGCATAAGAGCCGGGAGGATAATCGGGACGGCGATTCTCTTCCCGGCTCAACGTCGATCGGAGTACTTTCCGTTGCAGAAGCAGCCCGGTTGGTTTGTTAA